From the Mycobacterium noviomagense genome, the window CTGCTGGGCGCCGGCTTCGACGTCGAGCAGCCGGTCCAGCCCACCCGCAGCCCGGACGTAGCGGGCCGCGTGCAGCATGGACACCTCGTCGGGTTCGCAACCCCAGGTGACCCGGGACATGATGGCCAGCAAGTCACGTGCGGTGGTGCCGGCGCGCACCGAACGAAGCCAGCCGCCCAGCGACTGGGCGTCCAGCTGCGCCGCATGCTGGGCGGTCCACGGCTCGCCCAGCGGCACCGTGCGTGCCAGCCGTTCGAATTGCCAACGCACACGGCCGATGTCGACAAGTCCGGGCAGCGAGAGCTTCGGGATGGTGCCGTGATACGACCGGACCCGCCCGCGCCACCGGATCCGGTTGGCGCCGTCGTGGTAAGTGGGCACGGTCGGAATTCCGAGCTCAGCGGCCAGCGCCAGCACCGTGTCCTGGGTCGGGCCGACGAAGGTGCCACCCAGGTCGACGGGTACGCCCGCGACGGTCCCGGTGTGCGAGCGTCCGCCCACCCGATCGCGGCCCTCGAGCACCAGCACGTCGAGACCGCGACGCGTCAGCTCACGGGCCGCGGCGAGGCCGGCGAAACCAGCGCCGACCACCACGACGTCTGCATTCCACTGCGACATGTCCGCTAGTCGCGCATTCTGAGCACGACCTTGCCCCTGGCGCTGCGGTTTTCCAGCGCCGCGATCGCGTCAGCGGCTCGCTGCAGCGAGTAGACCTCCGGCTGCGGCGGCGCAATCGTGCCCGCCGCCAGCAGCGGCTGCAGCTGCGACCACTGGTGCGCGAGATAACCCGGATGCGACATCGCCCACGCGCCCCAGCCCACGCCGACCGCGTCAAGGTTGTTGAGCAGCAAGCGGTTCACCTTCACCGTCGGAATGTCGCCGCCGGTAAAGCCCACCACCAGCAGCCGGCCTCCCGGGGCCAGCGACCGCAGCGAGTCGGTGAACCGGTCACCGCCGACCGGATCGACCACGATGTCGACTCCGCTTCCAGCGGTCATGTCTCGCACCGCCTCTTTGAACCCGTCGGCCAGCACCACGTCAGTGGCCCCGGCCGCTCGGGCGATATCGGCCTTGTCCTGCGTGCTGACCACCGCGATGGTCCGCGCCGCGCCCAGTGCGGGCGCCAGCCGCAGCGCCGACGTGCCGATGCCACCGGCCGCGCCGTGCACCAACACCGTCTCGCCGTCGCTGAGCCGGCCTCGCTGGGTCAGCGCGAAGTGCACGGTGAGGTCGTTGAACAGCAGCCCGGCGCCGGCTTCGAACGACACCGTGTCCGGCAGCGGGAACACCTGCTCGGGCGGCAATGCGATGACCTGCGCCATGCCGCCGCTGAGCATGGTCAGCGCCGCCGCCCGATCACCCGCGCTGACCTGCGCTCCCGCGGGTGCGCTGCGCACGACGCCGGCCGCCTCGGCGCCGGGCACGAACGGCAGCTCCGGCTTGTGCTGGTAGAGCCCGCGGGTCAGGAGCGCGTCGGGAAACGCGACACCTGCCGCGTACACGTCGACGACGACCGCGCCGTCGCCGGCCGGCTCGTCGAGCTCGACTACCCGCACCGCCTCGGGGCCGTCGAGCCGGGAAACCTGTACTGCACGCATCGCCACCTCTTCCTGTCGAATGTGAACTTAGTCTGGTAGGTACAGACACCACTCGGGCGAGGGAGTTTCTCGATGACCGACGAGCCGTTCTTCGACGTAGTGATCATCGGTGCCGGGATCTCCGGGATTGGCGCCGCCTACCGAATCCGGGAGCGCAACCCACAGCTTCGGTTCGTGATTCTGGAGCGACGGGAGCGTCTCGGCGGGACGTGGGACCTGTTCCGCTATCCGGGGGTGCGGTCCGACAGTGACATCTACACACTGTGCTTCCCGTGGGAGCCGTGGACCCGCCCGGAGATGATCGTCGACGGTGAGCACATTTGGCAGTACCTGGACGAGACCGCCCGCAAGCATCACATCGACGAGCACATCCGCTTTAACACCTACGTGCGCTCCGCCGACTGGGATTCGAGTACCGACACCTGGGCGATCCGGACCGAACAGGACGGTGTCGAGACGACGTACCGCGGCCGGTTCGTGTTCTTCGCCACCGGCTACTACGACTACGACAACCCCTACACGCCAACATTTCCCGGCATCGAGGAGTTCACCGGCGAGGTGGTGCATCCGCAGCACTGGCCGGAGTCACTGGACTGCACCGGCAAGCGCTGCGTGGTGATCGGCAGCGGCGCCACCGCAGTCAGCCTGATTCCCGCGCTGTGCGAGCAGGCTGCTCACGTGACGATGCTGCAACGCACGCCGTCGTACATGATCTCCGCGCCCAAGGTGGAGCCGACGGCCGTCGCGATGCGAAAGTGGTTGCCACTGAGGGTTGCTCACTGGCTTGTGCGCTGGCGCAACGCGCTTGTCGCCGTGCTGCTGTGGGAGGTGTCGCGCCGCGCCCCGGAGGTCATGAAGCGACACCTTCGCCGCATTGCCGAGCGCAACCTCCCCGAGGGCTACGACATCGACACCCATTTCCGGCCGCCGTACAACCCGTGGGACCAGCGGATGTGCTTCCTGGTGGGCGCCGATTTGTACAAGTTGATCAGCGATGGTGCGGTCGACGTCGTCACCGACCACATCGACCACATGGACGCCACCGGCATCGTGCTGAAGTCCGTTCGGCACCTCGACGCGGATGTGATCATCACCGCGACGGGGCTGCAGCTGCAGGCGCTGGGCGGGATCACGCTGAGCCTCGACGGCGAAAAGATTAACCCCCACGACCGCTTCGTCTACAAGCGACACATGTTGGAGGACGTGCCCAACGCAGCCTGGTGTGTGGGCTACGTCAACGCATCCTGGACGTTAGGCGCCGACATGACTGCACAATCAGTGGCAAAGTTGTTGGAGTACATGAACTCTCACGGCTACACCCGCGCCTATCCGCACCTCGGCGACGCCGACATGCCCGAGCAGCCGACGTTGAACTTGCAGTCCGGTTACGTGCTGCGTGCTTTGGATGTGCTGCCGAAGTCGGGCACTCGCCGGCCGTGGGTGGTCAGCCACGACTTCCTGCGCGACGTGCTCGACTACCGGCTGCGCCCGGTCGACGACGACCACATGGTCTTCGGCCGCGCGGCGGCCGAGGAAGCCGCTTGAGTCAGATTGGCCGGCTCGCCCCCTTGCCGCGCTACGGCGCGACCGTCAGCCAGTCTTTGAAGCCCGACGGGTCGTGGCGGCCCAGAACCCCGTGCTCGTAAAGCCCCCAGCCCTCGACCGGTTCGCCGTCACCGTCGCGGCACAGCGCGCGACCCACATGGTCGATCACCCCGAATCCTGACCGCCCAATGATCGCCGGGTCGGTCATGTCGTAGGTGAGCCGCTCGGTGAACTTCTCGCCTTTCCACATGCCGTGCAGCCAATCCGAATCCCCGCCGTAGCCGCCACCGACGTGGATCGGCACCGGCAGTTTGGATTCGACGTCGAAGCGCACCGGTGTGCCGTCGGGGGTGCTTGCCTCGATCGTCGCCCCGGTCGGAGTCCGCGTGCCGGACCGGTACCGTGTGCTGACCCGAGGCCACCCGAGCTGTTCGACGCGGCCGTCGCGCCAGATCCGCGTGCAGTCATTGAGCGAGCGAAACCCGTTGGGTTCCTCCTGAATTATCAGCACGACGGCGAAGTCGTCGAACGCCATCGGCATGTACAGCCACCACATGCCCTCGAACGGCGGATCGGCCGGCCGGCCCGCCGGTTCCGGCTCGCCGACCGGTCGGATGCCCCACGACCGGTCGCGGCTGCCGATCCACGTCGCGGGGTCGACGGTGATCTCTTCACCGTCCACGGCGATCCGGCCGCTCCAGCTGCCCAGCTGGGCGAAGCGTTGTGCGTCAAGCGTGATCCGGTTACCGGAGCGCAGCACGTGCGGCTGTTCTTGGACCACGTCGAACAGGCCCCGCCAGGTCAGATCGACCGCGATGCCTTCGGTTTCCTCGAGAATCACCCGCAGTTGCCGCAGCGGCTCGATCACCTCGATCCGGTAGCCGCCGACGTGCTGGTTGAGCCGGTCCTGGTCGATGGCGTCGGAGAGGTGTACCGCGGTCTGGGTGTCGCCGCGACGGATCAGCACGAAGGCGTCCTTGACACCGAGGTTCGGGTAGTAGCCGATTCCGGTGATCAGAAAGATGTCGCCGGTGCGGTCGTGGGCGTTGAGGTAGGAGCGGTCGTAGAAGTTGCGGTCGGACGAACCCGGCCACGCGATCGGCTGCGGAAGCTGATGTACCGGGAACTCGTCAAGTGGTCCGAGCATCAATCGTCCTCTCCGATAAGGCGTTTCAGCAGCGAAGCGTGGTAGAACAGCGATTCGACATCGTCGGGCTTCTCGACTTCGCCGAAGTGCACCCGCCGCGCACCGGTGCGCATGAAGACACACGCCCACATCACGCCGGAATACACGTAGAACCAGTGCAGGTCGCCAAGTTCGACTCCGGTGAGCTGCTGATAGGTGGCGCGAACGTCGTCCTCCCGCAACACTTCGGGCAGACCCGGCAGCGTCGCCAAAGCGGCGAGTTCCTGAAACACCATGTGCGCGAAGGTCATCCACGCCACATCCAGCTCACGCGGGCCCAGCGTCACCATCTCCCAGTCCAGCACCGCCACCGGCCGGAAATCGCGATACAGCACGTTGCCGATCCGGGCGTCGCCCCACAGCAGCACGGTCTCGCCCCCCGCCTCGTCGGGCCAGCGCGCCTGCAGCCAATCGAAAGCGCGTTCCAGTAGCGGCGATCGGCCGATGTCGGGGACCGCGAAGTCATACCAGGAGCGCACCCAGTCGAAGTGGCGGCGCAGCGCGGTACCCTCACCGCTGGACAGGAATTCAAACGTCTTGTCTGCGATAGGAATCGAGTGCAGCTTGGCCAACACGGCGACGGTCGAGTCTTGCAGTTCGCGTTGCCGTTCGGCGGGAGCGTCGGCGAACCAGTTGTTGCCAAACGTGTACGGCATGACGTCGGGCGGCACCTGGCCCTCGACGTAGTCCATCACAAAGAAGGGTGTTCCCAGCACATCGCCGGTGGGTTCGAGCCAGCGCGCCGGCGGCACCGGGATGTCGGTGAGCTCGCCGACTTTGCGGATCACCTCGAACTGGTGGTCCAGCCGATACGACGGGAACACCGGCACGTCCGCCGCGGTGGGCGCGACCCGGGCCACCAGCTTCTGGTCGATCGGCTGGCCGTCCTGCTGCCAACGCGCGGTGAAGATGATGGTCTCCGACGACATCCCCGTCGCATCGACACCGCTCTCCACGGTGACGTCCGGCGTCACGCCGCCGGGCAGTACGGTCGACAGCCAGCGCGACAGCACCGCCGGCAGGCTGGCGATGTCGCGGCTGGAGCGTTGGAGTCGGCTGACGTTGTCGATAGCCGGTTCAGTTGGCACAGACGCCTCCTCGACGAGGCAATTACGATACGGTGGGTAGCGTTATGAAAGCAGACCCGTCCACTGTTGACAAGGCCCCCGGCGCCGGACGCCCCCGGGATCCACGTATCGACGCTGCCATATTGGCGGCTACCGCGGAACTGCTTGTGCAAATCGGCTATTCGAACCTCACGCTGGCGGCCGTGGCCGAGCGCGCCGGAACCACCAAGACAGCGCTGTATCGCCGGTGGTCCAGCAAGGCCGAACTGGTGCACGAGGCCGCGTTCCCGGCAGCGCCCACCGCGCTGGCCGCCCCGGCGGGCGATGTGGCCGCTGACGTCCGAGCGATGATTGCGGCCACGCGTGACGTGTTCACCAGCCCGGTGGTGCGTGCCGCGCTGCCCGGGCTGGTCGCCGACATGACCGCCGACGCAGAGCTCAACGCGCGGGTGATGTCGCGCTTCGCCGACCTGTTCGCAGCTGTGCGCCGACGATTGCGTGACGGCGTCGAGCGTGGCGAGGTGCACTCCGACGTCGACCCGGACCGGCTGATCGAGTTGATCGGGGGAGCGACGCTGTTGCGGCTGCTGCTGCGCCCGGACGAAGAACTCGACGACGCGTGGGTGGACCAGACGAGCGCAATCGTCGTCCACGGCGTCACAGTAGGGTCAGTCCGGTGACAGGGTGACTCGACGGGCGCGCCGCGATCATCACCGGCGCTAGCCGCGGACTGGGCCGTGCGATCGCGTTGGCGCTCGCGGCCGAGGGCGCGGCGGTCGCAGTCGTCGGGCGTACCGAGCAGGTATGGGATGGCAGGCTCGCCGGCACCATCGGTGAGACGGTCGCCGACATCGAGGCCGCCGGCGGGCGAGCGGTGCCCGTCCGCGCCGACCTGCTGGACCATGACGACATCGCCCGTCTGGTCGACCAGACCCGAGAAGCTTTGGGCCCCATCACGATTCTGGTCAACAACGCGGCATTCACCGCTCCTGGCCGGCCGCCGAAACCGGGGGAGGAGACGCGCCCCAAACCGATGCGCGCCGCTTCTGACCCAGACAAACCGGACTGGCCGCCGTTCCTTGGCACACCGCTGGGCGCGTATCGGCGGCATTTCGAGATCGCAGTGTTCGCTGCCTACGAGTTGATGCAGTTGGTGTGCCCGGACATGCTCGCCGCCGGCTTCGGCTCGATCATCAACATCACCTCTGTCGCGTCGCGGCTGCCCGGCGACGGGCCGTACGGCGACCGCAGCGGCGGCGTGCTGCCCGGCTACGGTGGATCGAAAGCCGCGCTGGAGCACCTGACCCAATGTGCGGCGTTCGACCTGCAGGACCGCAACATCGCCGTGAATGCACTCTCGCCGTCGAAACCGATCCTCACCCCCGGGCTTGCCTATTACGCCCGCGATTTCGACGAGGTGGCCTCCGCCGACGAATTCGCGCAAGCAGCGGTGCGCCTGGCGCTCGTGGATGCTCAGCAGGTCACCGGGCGGACAACCGGACATCTGCAGGTTCTCGACGGCAGCTTCCGGCCATACCGGCACAGCGTCGCCTCGGGCTGACGGCGCATCGGCGTGTGGCGGCCCAAAGGCTAAGGCGCCCGCCCACTTTTCATCGCCGTCGGGCGGGTCGGGGTCACCCCGCAGAAGTTCTT encodes:
- a CDS encoding SDR family NAD(P)-dependent oxidoreductase, whose amino-acid sequence is MITGASRGLGRAIALALAAEGAAVAVVGRTEQVWDGRLAGTIGETVADIEAAGGRAVPVRADLLDHDDIARLVDQTREALGPITILVNNAAFTAPGRPPKPGEETRPKPMRAASDPDKPDWPPFLGTPLGAYRRHFEIAVFAAYELMQLVCPDMLAAGFGSIINITSVASRLPGDGPYGDRSGGVLPGYGGSKAALEHLTQCAAFDLQDRNIAVNALSPSKPILTPGLAYYARDFDEVASADEFAQAAVRLALVDAQQVTGRTTGHLQVLDGSFRPYRHSVASG
- a CDS encoding NADPH:quinone oxidoreductase family protein, with product MRAVQVSRLDGPEAVRVVELDEPAGDGAVVVDVYAAGVAFPDALLTRGLYQHKPELPFVPGAEAAGVVRSAPAGAQVSAGDRAAALTMLSGGMAQVIALPPEQVFPLPDTVSFEAGAGLLFNDLTVHFALTQRGRLSDGETVLVHGAAGGIGTSALRLAPALGAARTIAVVSTQDKADIARAAGATDVVLADGFKEAVRDMTAGSGVDIVVDPVGGDRFTDSLRSLAPGGRLLVVGFTGGDIPTVKVNRLLLNNLDAVGVGWGAWAMSHPGYLAHQWSQLQPLLAAGTIAPPQPEVYSLQRAADAIAALENRSARGKVVLRMRD
- a CDS encoding phosphotransferase family protein translates to MPTEPAIDNVSRLQRSSRDIASLPAVLSRWLSTVLPGGVTPDVTVESGVDATGMSSETIIFTARWQQDGQPIDQKLVARVAPTAADVPVFPSYRLDHQFEVIRKVGELTDIPVPPARWLEPTGDVLGTPFFVMDYVEGQVPPDVMPYTFGNNWFADAPAERQRELQDSTVAVLAKLHSIPIADKTFEFLSSGEGTALRRHFDWVRSWYDFAVPDIGRSPLLERAFDWLQARWPDEAGGETVLLWGDARIGNVLYRDFRPVAVLDWEMVTLGPRELDVAWMTFAHMVFQELAALATLPGLPEVLREDDVRATYQQLTGVELGDLHWFYVYSGVMWACVFMRTGARRVHFGEVEKPDDVESLFYHASLLKRLIGEDD
- a CDS encoding flavin-containing monooxygenase; translated protein: MTDEPFFDVVIIGAGISGIGAAYRIRERNPQLRFVILERRERLGGTWDLFRYPGVRSDSDIYTLCFPWEPWTRPEMIVDGEHIWQYLDETARKHHIDEHIRFNTYVRSADWDSSTDTWAIRTEQDGVETTYRGRFVFFATGYYDYDNPYTPTFPGIEEFTGEVVHPQHWPESLDCTGKRCVVIGSGATAVSLIPALCEQAAHVTMLQRTPSYMISAPKVEPTAVAMRKWLPLRVAHWLVRWRNALVAVLLWEVSRRAPEVMKRHLRRIAERNLPEGYDIDTHFRPPYNPWDQRMCFLVGADLYKLISDGAVDVVTDHIDHMDATGIVLKSVRHLDADVIITATGLQLQALGGITLSLDGEKINPHDRFVYKRHMLEDVPNAAWCVGYVNASWTLGADMTAQSVAKLLEYMNSHGYTRAYPHLGDADMPEQPTLNLQSGYVLRALDVLPKSGTRRPWVVSHDFLRDVLDYRLRPVDDDHMVFGRAAAEEAA
- a CDS encoding TetR/AcrR family transcriptional regulator, giving the protein MKADPSTVDKAPGAGRPRDPRIDAAILAATAELLVQIGYSNLTLAAVAERAGTTKTALYRRWSSKAELVHEAAFPAAPTALAAPAGDVAADVRAMIAATRDVFTSPVVRAALPGLVADMTADAELNARVMSRFADLFAAVRRRLRDGVERGEVHSDVDPDRLIELIGGATLLRLLLRPDEELDDAWVDQTSAIVVHGVTVGSVR